The Frondihabitans australicus genome includes a region encoding these proteins:
- a CDS encoding Type 1 glutamine amidotransferase-like domain-containing protein has protein sequence MKMLLTSGGVSNASIETALVELLGKPISEADALVIPTAIYAVPDFGSAYRIVTGTAKTPLAELGWKSLGLLELTALPSIDAEAWKSKVRETDALLVSGGDPIYLAHWVRESGLLDLVPELVDQVWVGVSAGSLVMAPRIGDALVEWQAPTGDQALGLVDFAMLTHVDHPLLPDNTMADAERWAASMDVPAYAIDDETAIRVVDGTVDVISEGHWRLF, from the coding sequence GTGAAAATGCTGCTCACATCCGGGGGTGTCTCGAACGCCAGCATCGAGACGGCGCTCGTCGAGCTCCTCGGCAAGCCCATCAGCGAGGCGGACGCGCTGGTGATCCCCACCGCTATCTACGCCGTGCCCGACTTCGGGTCGGCGTACCGGATCGTCACCGGAACGGCCAAGACTCCGCTCGCCGAACTGGGCTGGAAGTCGCTGGGGCTCCTGGAGCTCACGGCCCTCCCGAGCATCGACGCCGAGGCGTGGAAGTCGAAGGTTCGAGAGACCGACGCCCTCCTCGTCAGCGGCGGCGACCCGATCTACCTCGCCCACTGGGTGCGCGAGTCAGGGCTTCTCGACCTCGTGCCCGAGCTGGTCGACCAGGTGTGGGTCGGCGTCAGCGCCGGCAGCCTGGTCATGGCCCCCAGGATCGGTGACGCACTCGTGGAATGGCAGGCTCCTACGGGAGACCAGGCGCTGGGACTCGTCGACTTCGCCATGCTCACCCATGTCGACCACCCGCTCCTGCCGGACAACACCATGGCCGACGCCGAGCGCTGGGCCGCGTCGATGGACGTGCCCGCGTATGCGATCGACGACGAGACGGCGATTCGGGTCGTCGACGGGACGGTCGACGTGATCTCGGAGGGGCACTGGAGGCTGTTCTGA
- a CDS encoding MarR family winged helix-turn-helix transcriptional regulator, which yields MGPLRDDLGWALRAISIAFQERAGAAVVDIPSGPRGYLVLLAISGDETPSQLQLAQTLGLDKTRMTYLIDDLEAAGLVTRAPDPADRRARLTSLTPDGRRTLAKAKEAITAVEDDLLGGVAEPAREAFRSGLAGVALGVVDSGR from the coding sequence ATGGGACCGCTGCGAGACGACCTGGGGTGGGCGCTCCGAGCGATCTCGATCGCCTTCCAGGAGCGAGCGGGCGCGGCGGTCGTCGACATCCCGTCTGGGCCGCGCGGGTATCTCGTGCTCCTGGCGATCTCCGGTGACGAAACGCCATCGCAGCTCCAGCTCGCGCAGACCCTCGGTCTCGACAAGACGCGGATGACCTACCTGATCGACGACCTCGAGGCGGCCGGCCTGGTGACGCGCGCTCCCGATCCTGCCGACCGGAGGGCTCGGCTGACCAGCCTGACGCCCGACGGGCGGCGCACGCTCGCGAAGGCGAAAGAGGCGATCACGGCCGTCGAGGACGACCTGCTCGGCGGTGTCGCCGAGCCGGCCCGCGAGGCGTTCCGGTCGGGCCTCGCTGGGGTGGCGCTGGGAGTGGTCGACTCCGGGCGGTGA
- a CDS encoding helix-turn-helix domain-containing protein has translation MSDSLGVRLRRHRVLADLTLEALSFSSGISDRTISNIERGISTSPQRRTLAAILDALELEQSEQQEILRLARMPRIESGASERSAMLAPPLLTDFTGRPEVMRSISAFLRRDPNDTGAPSPVLVVCGAAGIGKTTVALEALSRHDYDDCRRAFVDLNGMNSLPLSPLGVLQALIAQTMGARDLATLDEALTEWRRITASQRVAVVLDNAANEDQIRPVLTGSHVVVIVTSRRSLSGLASVQRINLESLTRAESTELIGRIVPANQRTASDVDRLAAACGDLPLALRIASNRIAAQPASTIRDFLERMTSRQEPLRALVAGDLAVENALTLSYDQTSPASQRLFRSLSLIDGATFDSWLAAAATGADTDDAGDRLDELTDLGLIEARGGNRYHLHDLVRLFASALSRRIDAGDIAAQREALRHWVLQTAQNAGLWFEPDKSPDASSPGRHFAGSEAARSWLQLEGAQWASAVQQAFALGEDRLVLDVADALHWFSDTWPAWDLWRILFLSSAAAATRSGSAREIAVHHGFASWVHRSHGDFGAALASATTAKDAADRAGDVREQGWALMYLAWSHEGLGEFEVAEREASEAREKFSQAGDQEGINENLILSANLLMRPGEIDTAITHYRRVLEHLAENDADMQPNMALVTSVNARTLLANALTRLGDPDYALKTLPDVLEETAAAHYSAGLSRAHLELARALRAAGRRDLFEQHIAAARQIAAEHRLLTVLAGIEALSSED, from the coding sequence ATGAGCGACTCGCTCGGAGTCCGCCTCCGTCGCCATCGGGTCCTCGCCGACCTCACGCTGGAGGCGCTCTCGTTCTCCTCGGGGATCAGCGATCGCACGATCAGCAACATCGAACGAGGCATCAGCACGAGTCCGCAACGGCGAACCCTCGCGGCGATCCTCGACGCACTCGAACTCGAGCAGAGTGAGCAGCAGGAGATCCTGCGCCTGGCACGCATGCCCCGGATCGAGTCCGGTGCGTCAGAGCGGTCCGCGATGCTCGCGCCACCGCTCCTCACGGACTTCACGGGACGACCCGAAGTCATGCGCTCGATCAGCGCCTTCCTCCGACGCGACCCGAACGACACGGGCGCTCCGTCGCCCGTGCTCGTCGTGTGCGGTGCGGCCGGCATCGGCAAGACCACGGTCGCGCTCGAGGCACTGAGCCGCCACGACTACGACGACTGCCGCCGCGCGTTCGTCGACCTCAACGGGATGAACTCCCTGCCGCTCTCCCCGCTCGGCGTCCTCCAAGCGCTCATCGCGCAGACCATGGGCGCTCGCGACCTCGCCACGCTCGATGAGGCGCTGACCGAGTGGCGGCGGATCACGGCGAGTCAGCGCGTCGCCGTCGTCCTCGACAACGCGGCCAACGAGGACCAGATCCGACCGGTTCTCACGGGCAGCCACGTCGTCGTCATCGTCACGTCTCGCAGGAGCCTCAGTGGGCTCGCGAGCGTGCAACGGATCAACCTGGAGTCTCTCACTCGCGCCGAGAGCACTGAATTGATCGGACGCATCGTGCCCGCGAACCAACGAACCGCGTCGGATGTCGATCGCCTGGCCGCGGCGTGCGGGGACCTTCCGCTCGCGCTACGCATCGCGTCGAATCGCATCGCGGCGCAACCGGCGTCGACGATCCGCGACTTCCTCGAGCGGATGACCTCGCGGCAGGAGCCACTCCGCGCCCTGGTCGCGGGCGACCTCGCGGTCGAGAACGCCCTCACGCTCTCCTACGACCAGACCAGCCCGGCCTCGCAGCGGCTGTTCCGGAGCCTGTCCCTCATCGACGGAGCCACGTTCGACTCCTGGCTCGCAGCAGCGGCGACGGGCGCGGACACCGACGATGCCGGCGACCGCCTCGACGAACTCACCGATCTCGGCCTGATCGAGGCCCGCGGCGGAAACCGCTATCACCTCCACGATCTCGTGCGACTCTTCGCTTCCGCGCTCTCGCGCCGGATCGACGCCGGCGACATCGCGGCGCAACGCGAGGCGCTCCGTCACTGGGTCCTTCAGACGGCGCAGAACGCAGGCCTCTGGTTCGAGCCCGACAAGTCACCGGACGCCTCGAGCCCCGGCCGCCATTTCGCCGGTTCGGAGGCGGCACGGTCGTGGCTTCAGCTCGAGGGGGCGCAGTGGGCCAGCGCCGTCCAACAGGCCTTCGCGCTCGGAGAAGACCGGCTCGTCCTGGACGTCGCTGACGCCCTGCACTGGTTCTCCGACACCTGGCCGGCCTGGGACCTCTGGCGCATTCTCTTCCTGAGCTCGGCGGCGGCGGCGACACGGTCGGGCAGTGCCAGGGAGATCGCCGTGCACCACGGGTTCGCCTCCTGGGTGCATCGCAGCCACGGAGACTTCGGGGCGGCCCTGGCCTCTGCGACGACCGCGAAGGATGCGGCCGACCGCGCCGGCGACGTCCGCGAGCAGGGCTGGGCGCTGATGTACCTGGCCTGGTCGCACGAGGGACTCGGTGAGTTCGAGGTCGCGGAGCGCGAAGCGAGCGAGGCCAGGGAGAAGTTCTCACAGGCGGGCGACCAGGAAGGCATCAATGAGAACCTCATCCTGAGCGCGAACCTCCTGATGCGCCCCGGCGAGATCGACACGGCGATCACTCACTATCGACGCGTCCTGGAACATCTGGCCGAGAACGACGCCGACATGCAGCCGAACATGGCACTCGTCACGAGCGTCAACGCCCGGACCCTGCTCGCGAACGCACTCACGCGGCTCGGCGATCCCGACTACGCGCTGAAGACGCTTCCTGACGTGCTCGAGGAGACCGCGGCGGCTCACTACAGCGCCGGCCTCAGCCGGGCTCACCTCGAACTCGCCCGCGCCCTCAGGGCGGCCGGACGACGCGACCTCTTCGAGCAGCACATCGCCGCGGCGCGGCAGATCGCAGCCGAGCACAGACTCCTGACCGTCCTCGCCGGCATCGAGGCGCTCTCGTCGGAGGACTAG
- a CDS encoding DoxX family protein: protein MVIAFWIVTGLAALAFLGAGVMKLVRPRAALAASGMGWVEDFGDGGVKLIAAAEVVGAIGLVVPALTGVAVLLSPIAGIALAVLMVGAVVVHARRHESVVPPLVLAVLAAVAAVLGFVVLE, encoded by the coding sequence ATGGTCATCGCGTTCTGGATCGTCACCGGACTCGCCGCCCTCGCCTTCCTGGGGGCGGGGGTGATGAAGCTGGTGCGCCCGCGTGCTGCCCTCGCCGCGTCGGGCATGGGCTGGGTCGAGGACTTCGGCGACGGCGGCGTCAAGCTGATCGCCGCGGCCGAGGTCGTCGGAGCGATCGGCCTGGTCGTGCCCGCCCTCACCGGTGTCGCCGTGCTGCTGTCGCCGATCGCCGGTATCGCCCTCGCCGTGCTCATGGTCGGCGCCGTCGTCGTTCACGCACGTCGTCACGAGTCGGTCGTGCCCCCGCTCGTCCTCGCCGTCCTGGCTGCCGTGGCTGCTGTGCTCGGTTTCGTCGTGCTCGAGTAG
- a CDS encoding MarR family winged helix-turn-helix transcriptional regulator: MSDPTGVELGGALSRLLAVVVEREEPILAAQGLSMWEYVILGRLVDEEGLTQTALAERSRRDPTRLIANLDALEARGLVSRAIDPGDRRRRLVRLTDAGATAVAATRRAIRAMEDDLLSAVSAQDRDRLRATLARLVDAVA, from the coding sequence ATGTCCGATCCGACAGGCGTCGAGCTGGGCGGCGCGCTGAGCCGGCTGCTGGCCGTGGTCGTCGAGCGTGAAGAGCCGATCCTCGCGGCACAGGGGCTGTCGATGTGGGAGTACGTGATCCTCGGGCGCCTCGTCGACGAAGAGGGCCTCACGCAGACGGCGCTCGCCGAACGCAGCCGCCGCGACCCGACGCGCCTGATCGCGAACCTCGACGCGCTGGAGGCGCGCGGGCTCGTCTCTCGCGCGATCGATCCGGGCGACCGGCGCCGACGACTGGTCAGGCTCACCGATGCCGGCGCGACGGCGGTGGCAGCGACGCGGCGGGCCATTCGGGCCATGGAAGACGACCTGCTGTCCGCTGTGTCGGCGCAGGATCGTGATCGCCTGCGCGCGACGCTCGCCCGGCTCGTCGACGCCGTCGCCTGA
- a CDS encoding iron chaperone, producing MPKISTLTEFLESIDTREHRATMQELLDWVAETWPALEMAIKWNQPMFLDHGTFIIGFSVFPKNIAVSPEPALVERMLGDIEASGYTATKRLFRIGWNDPIDHALLARMIETQIAEKADMTGLWRP from the coding sequence ATGCCGAAGATCTCGACGCTGACGGAGTTCCTCGAGTCGATCGACACTCGCGAGCACCGCGCGACGATGCAGGAGCTGCTCGACTGGGTGGCCGAGACCTGGCCGGCCCTCGAGATGGCGATCAAGTGGAACCAGCCGATGTTCCTCGACCACGGCACGTTCATCATCGGGTTCAGCGTGTTCCCGAAGAACATCGCCGTGTCTCCTGAGCCCGCCCTCGTGGAGCGGATGCTCGGCGACATCGAGGCCTCGGGCTACACCGCGACGAAGCGGCTCTTCCGGATCGGGTGGAACGACCCGATCGACCACGCCCTCCTGGCCCGGATGATCGAGACGCAGATCGCCGAGAAGGCCGACATGACGGGGCTCTGGCGGCCCTAG
- a CDS encoding alpha/beta fold hydrolase yields the protein MPVPTIVLVHGAFADAASWAPVTRELLDRGHTVIVPPVYNRSLAEDGASIRAVAEHIDGPVVLAGHSYGGAVITVAGAAENVVGLVFVSGYVLEEGESLGQLQGGFPDSDLAANLVYTPYPVTGGEDGTDVSVTIEAFPPVFAKGVDPRTAEVLAVSQRPLTGAAFGEPASVAAWKTTPGWGIVSSSDHTINPDVERFGYERAGLRDVIELDAPHLVMHTHPAEVADVIETAVRETTTD from the coding sequence ATGCCAGTTCCGACCATCGTTCTCGTGCACGGCGCCTTCGCCGATGCCGCCAGCTGGGCGCCCGTCACCCGGGAGCTCCTCGACCGCGGCCACACCGTGATCGTGCCGCCCGTCTACAACCGCAGCCTCGCCGAGGACGGAGCATCGATCCGAGCCGTCGCCGAGCACATCGACGGGCCCGTCGTGCTCGCCGGGCACTCCTACGGCGGTGCGGTGATCACGGTCGCCGGAGCCGCCGAGAACGTCGTGGGCCTCGTCTTCGTCTCCGGATACGTCCTCGAGGAGGGCGAGAGCCTCGGGCAGCTGCAGGGCGGCTTCCCCGACTCCGACCTCGCTGCGAACCTCGTCTACACGCCCTATCCGGTGACGGGAGGCGAGGACGGCACGGACGTGTCCGTCACGATCGAGGCGTTCCCGCCCGTCTTCGCGAAGGGGGTCGACCCGAGGACCGCCGAGGTCCTCGCCGTGTCGCAGCGACCGCTGACCGGCGCCGCATTCGGGGAGCCGGCCTCTGTCGCGGCCTGGAAGACCACTCCCGGCTGGGGCATCGTGTCGTCGTCGGACCACACGATCAACCCCGACGTGGAGCGATTCGGCTACGAGAGGGCCGGCCTCCGCGACGTGATCGAGCTGGACGCCCCGCACCTCGTCATGCACACGCATCCTGCCGAGGTCGCCGATGTCATCGAGACCGCGGTGCGCGAGACCACGACCGACTAG
- a CDS encoding alpha/beta fold hydrolase: protein MGYVTTDDGAEIYFKDWGDADAQPIVFHHGWPLSSDDWDAQMLYFLAEGFRVVASDRRGHGRSSQIGTGHDMDHYASDVSAVVEHLDLRNAIHIGHSTGGGQVARYVARYGQPQGRVAKAVLVSAVPPLMVKTDANPDGTDISVFDGFRAGLAANRAEFFQAVASGPFYGFNRDGVTPSEPVIANWWRQGMTGSALAHLEGIKAFSETDQTDDLKAITVPVLVLQGDDDQVVPYKDAAVKQAELLSDATLKIYEGYPHGMLTTHADVINPDILAFIRG from the coding sequence ATGGGTTACGTGACCACCGACGACGGTGCAGAGATCTACTTCAAGGACTGGGGCGACGCCGACGCGCAGCCGATCGTCTTCCACCACGGCTGGCCGCTGTCGTCGGATGACTGGGACGCACAGATGCTGTACTTCCTCGCCGAGGGCTTCCGCGTCGTGGCGAGCGACCGACGAGGCCATGGACGCTCGTCGCAGATCGGCACCGGCCACGACATGGACCACTACGCCAGCGACGTCTCCGCGGTCGTCGAGCACCTCGACCTGCGCAACGCCATCCACATCGGGCACTCCACCGGTGGTGGCCAGGTCGCCCGCTACGTCGCCCGGTACGGGCAGCCCCAGGGCCGGGTCGCCAAGGCCGTCCTGGTGTCCGCGGTCCCACCGCTGATGGTGAAGACCGACGCGAACCCCGACGGCACCGACATCTCGGTCTTCGACGGGTTCCGCGCGGGTCTGGCCGCGAATCGTGCCGAGTTCTTCCAGGCGGTGGCATCGGGTCCGTTCTACGGCTTCAATCGTGATGGCGTGACGCCGTCGGAGCCGGTCATCGCCAACTGGTGGCGTCAGGGCATGACGGGGAGCGCTCTCGCCCACCTCGAGGGCATCAAGGCGTTCTCGGAGACGGACCAGACCGACGACCTCAAGGCCATCACCGTGCCCGTGCTGGTCTTGCAGGGCGACGACGACCAGGTCGTGCCGTACAAGGACGCCGCGGTGAAGCAGGCCGAGCTCCTCAGCGACGCGACCTTGAAGATCTACGAGGGCTACCCGCACGGCATGCTCACCACCCACGCGGACGTCATCAACCCCGACATCCTCGCATTCATCCGCGGCTGA
- a CDS encoding VOC family protein — protein MAIRFGMNVVYSRDLDRSIEFYRTLGLEIPDPVEGRPVSVYRDDSYAMVITTSALAERFDSSWEFPERGYGQVMEFFVDDDASVDAVWARITSAGFTGLTAPGRLIGPYATMLQDPDGAAVLVSHDPESAAAAA, from the coding sequence ATGGCCATTCGCTTCGGCATGAACGTCGTCTACTCGCGCGACCTCGATCGGTCGATCGAGTTCTATCGAACCCTAGGGCTCGAGATCCCCGATCCGGTGGAGGGTCGACCGGTGTCCGTCTATCGAGACGATTCGTACGCGATGGTCATCACGACCTCCGCCCTCGCCGAGCGTTTCGACTCCTCATGGGAGTTCCCCGAGCGCGGCTACGGCCAGGTGATGGAGTTCTTCGTCGACGACGACGCCTCGGTCGACGCCGTCTGGGCTCGCATCACGAGTGCCGGCTTCACCGGGCTCACGGCGCCCGGCCGCCTCATCGGCCCGTACGCGACCATGCTGCAGGATCCCGACGGCGCCGCGGTGCTCGTCTCCCACGACCCCGAGTCCGCCGCTGCCGCCGCCTGA